Within Topomyia yanbarensis strain Yona2022 chromosome 2, ASM3024719v1, whole genome shotgun sequence, the genomic segment GTCACCACAATTGCCGAAACTGAAATAACGTAAGTGCAACAAAGATACCAAACCAACGAAAGTAAATCGACGAAACTGTGAGCGTGATACTAATAACATCGtaactttaatttttcttcaatccGCTCTTATAAATGTGTTGATCGCGAATGTTCGCTCCATTCAATGGAAAGGCGTCTTTGGTGAGCATTTTGGATGAATAATTGGTGTAAAAATCGGTATGgtttttaaataacatttaaaacaaaacttcgaAAATGTCATAGCCGTTTTCTCAGTTTGGGTCAAGTGCGAGtttcgctgttttcaaaaatcatgcttgagttcgtaatacgtttgaTTGCCCTTATTTGACAATAACCGTTTACGTCAACCGTCCAGTAAGAGAAAGTCATCCTACAttagtccaatgcgttggatgttATTCAATGcaccccagttaagctcagccggaaatgaactggaattctggccggctccagtgacacactGGGACGCCTGACATCCTCAACTGGGCGCtgctgtcaagctggcgtaaacgatGATTGCCAAAAAGagcaattctcgacaaacatatgattacggcctaaaagccaactgtcaaaatccactttgaatggaaattccggataaACAGGTacatgccaatcacagatgttggtagtaaatgaaagagaaaagttttctctttcataaactgctgTGAACGGTGCTCgattagtaacggtttgtctggaatttctattcaaagtggattttgacagttggcttttaggccgtaatcatatgtttgtcgagaattaaacgtatccagctttttacgtgccataatggtggtctaaattgttcagtttgtAATACGTTTAGtggcccttttttgacaataatcgtttatgtcaaccgcccagtgagattaaatcatcctacgttagtccaatgcgttgaatgtttattcaatgaacgcccgacatcttcaactgggcgttgctgtAGGCCTGGCGgggcaattaaacgtattaccacagagaacagacatccatgatcgaacaaaaatatttaaaaaacgtgtgtacacatttgaattaatatacgataaacactagcgccgccacactaaCCTATCCCAACCATCCGTCAAAtctattccggaaccggttcgaaatcctggatggattcagcatggaatccagctcaaagaaaacaaccgattccgactctatcggtttacgcatttgagctggaattcatgctggaagtctgaatcggttccggactagtttgactgggtagaggaataaccgctgtcaattctgtcgaactcagccacaaaaaacatgacgacagtagcgcacctggtttagatatccaaactaccttcgaaaccgttagagattttacacaagctgaatgctgaagatggacgtctgttctctgtggtattacgaactgaacaacttagaccgccattatggcacgtaaaaagctggattaCGAACttaacaatttagaccgccattatggcacgcaAAAAGCTGGATagcggctccagtgacacaatcgATTCTAAGTAGAATCGATTGTATCACTGGAGCCATAGCACTAACTAGAACCAGTCAGAATTCCGACTCTTTTTCGGCTGGACTTACCGTTAGATTGGTTACTTGGAACGACTGTCATATGTCAAAAACGGGCCATATATAATATTTGCAGTGAAGTTAGAAGTGTTATTTCATAATGGTCTCTCGGTCCAGCTAGCAGAGGTCCAACTGAAAACCGTCGAGTTAAATATAGTACACCCAAAATAATTTCTAGACGAgcggttaaagttttattcTTGTTTTTTTAAACACTCATCGCTCAACTGTTTATTTGGCACGATAACAATATCGACCACAGTGCCACGTCGCTCAATCCAGCTTTTTAAGTGATATAATGATGGTCAATAATTCATAATATGTTAAGAGTACTTATTTCGacaatccagctttttacgtgccataatggcagCTGACCATGTTGACTGTTCGACGATGGAGATGGTGTGTGCGTTTGTCACGCTGGTGTATCCCATTCGAAACCGAGAGAATATCTTCTGCTCCTTTTGGTTATGTCGGTCAGTCCATCTGTCGGTTGATCTCTTAACCTTTTGTGTGTGGCCTTGGGATCTCTTCCAGTGGTTGGTGAACCCGTGCAGCAGATTGGTGTTGAAATCCCTGTAGATATCGATGGTTGGTTTCTCATCTGGGAGTCAGGGTCGGTCTCTTCTGCCCTGTAGGACTAGGTGACCAGAGACTCAACATAGTGTGATCAGCGGGCTTTGATGTCCTGTACAAGAATGTGTGGAGGTTTCGGATGCGGTGTCTCTCAAGACGGAGCAGTGAAGATGACTGTTAGTTGGCGTTTCTTTTTGCCATTGCCACTGCTGTGAGCTACTAGCTGGACTCGATATTCATTCTCCTTCCCCAAGAGAATCTTAGTAACACTTCCATATAATGTTGGTAAATAACACTGAAATATAATGTTGGCGCCATCCTTGAGCGAGATCGCCAGCACAGCGGCTGCGACATGGATCGACAGCCAGTCTTTATCGAGTTGGCGCATTGAATAGGTAAACCATATTTCGTAGGTCCATTGGATTTacgtcacagactaacagactatgaggaaattccttaaaaaatatcgatccgctaATTTTACTAGAACTAGGATTTCTGTACGCTACCTGCCACATCTTTATCAGATGTTTTGCTGAATTCTACCAGATACGGATTGTCAGGATCTTTGCACGGATTatttccgagttatgccagggttttgctcggttcctgtcaaaatttgccagcaAACGGGATCAACACTGAATTCGCCCTagttcaactaacccgacaggatgggcgcagaaatctgacagtgctgccaaaccaagactgacagaaatctagtagaacggtctctgccagaaaatttgtgaCTGGGAAGCGGGTGAAGAGCCCGCGCCCCAGTTCGTTAATTACCGCTCTGACGCCGTCGTCCACCTTGGATCCATTGGTGTAGATTTTGGTGAGTTTATGGTATCTACGGTTCACAAGTTCACTGTATTTTGTCGATATGCGATTCGAGTGGTCGCCTACTTTTATTGTGCGGTTGTGACTATCGTCGATGTTAGGCCCGGGGTCGTGCCACGTGTTCTCACGCGGTACAGCGAGGGATGGTTCGGAGGGACTTTTTGGTGAACTCTTGATGTATGTTGGCAACGATTGCAAGTAGGGAACAATCGTCAACCGAAGTCTTCTCGAGGAAGTTCAGTACCCCTTTGAGAGCTAGCCTGGCTGCTTTCCAGCGGCAGGGTAGTACTTCATACTCTGCGCAGGGGTGCTCGGTAGTAACCTGAAGGCTAACGCACCGCTCCGTGGTGTAAAAGCCCCAGAATAGTGAAGAGCCTTTCTAGATTTCGGCCTGTCAGTTTGATATTGTAAAGGTATTGGGGCGTATTGGGGATCGTCTGACATGCAGTGCTGTTCTGTTTTAGGATGGCAGGAGCAGATAGCGCGGACGAGCCGCTTTCGGTTTTCACAGTCCTTTTTTAGTTATCGGAAGTGAGGTGTTATCGTTAATTTTCTGTTGAAAGGGATTCCGAGGAAGTAGGTACCACACCAGGTTACTCAGTGGAACCAATGCGCAAGAAACTTTTATCTAACAGAACTTTTCTCACGCCACTTACAACCGGTGTTGCGCTAGCAATCGGACAGATAGAAATATTTTCCGGTTTTGTAACTAATATATTTGATGACAGAAGTTATAAAATCCCTTCGGGGATAAATGCAAATTAAtattgattttacataaatagaGCAAGTACTCACGTTTAGTTTCTTCTGCTGCTATTCTATCCGTACTAGACACAACGGCCCGTACTATCTTCGTACTAAATTTAGTTTCTATAACATAAGATTTTAGGTTAAGCTATTGCATgatttcagtttttaattttaccttctgtatgtatgtagttttaagttttaataAATAAACTGTACTGACTGACCCGATACTGCAGGATTTAGTGTTAAGCTACTCAATTTAACTTTTAGAAATCTTCCACTTTGCCTTTACTGACTGCTTTACTGAAATAGCTTTTTATCTTCCACTACCGTATGATTTCACTGACTGCTGACTTgcaacttttcttctacttacACTCGACTGGTAGGATGACAGTTCAGGGTTGTGTTGAGTCACGCACAGATCGACGGTTGAAATATAAAGGTGCGCCCAGTTCACAGGGCTGTGGCACACATATATCGGAGATGTTTAAAAGGAAGGTGCGTCGCATCACAAAGAGATGTGACACTCCCCCCGGTACGCCACTACTTTTTAAGTGGCTTACCACCGATAGCACCGACGTCTAGCACCGCAACCTTGGACGCTGGTCTCTGTAACAGTCCACTCGCTGTCTGTACGGTCACACGGCGAACTTGTCCGTCTTTGGCTTGGACTGCCTCGACAACACGTCCTCGTGGCCAACAGTTTCTTGGGAGATTGCAGTCCACGATCACCACCAAATCCCCTTCTTGGATGGGTTTAACGGGTAGGAACCATCTAGTTCTGCGCGTCAATGTAGGCAGGTACTCGGTCACCCACTTCTTCCAGAAATGGTCAGCGTATAGCTGGGCCATCTTCCAGGATTGCTTCAGTTCGATTGGTCCGTCGTTGAAGGCGATCGGGGGCTTGGTTCCATCAGAGGTCCCTAACAGAAAGTGATTTGGTGTTAGGGGGGGCTCGTCATCGTTTTCAAGGGTTATGTCAGTGAGCGGTCTTGTGTTCAAAATCATCTCAATCTCCATTAGTGTGGATCGCAAAATCTCATCCGATGGTAACCGCGGCAGGTCGAAGTCACTCATGGTTTTCTTGACCGAGTGGATTAAGCGCTCCCAGCAGCCACCAAAATGTGGAGCGGCCGGTGGATTGAAAGTCCATTTCGTGTTAGGACTGACGAATTCGATCATGAGCTTCTTTTCATCGACCCGTTCCAGATTCTCGCGTAGTTCCCGGGAGGCTCCGACGAAGTTCGTTCCTCGGTCGCTTATAATTTCCAGCGGTATGCCCCTTCTCGCAATGAAGTTGCGCGGTGCTAGAATGCACGAGTCTGTCGTCAGTGAATATGCGATTTCGATGTGCACACCTCGGGTTGTCATACAGGTGAGCAGGACTCCCCATCTTTTCTCTGTTCGTCTGCCAACTAGCACCGACATCGGCCCAAAATAATCGACTCCTGTGTAGGAAAACGGTCGCTGGAACGCCGCCAACCGCGCAGGTGGGAGGTTCCCCATTGCTGGAGGCTGCGGTCTTGATTGTCGAATCTTACAGCGCTGGCAGTCTCTGCGAACACGGTCGAACTCCGAACGAAGGCGAGGGATGTTGAATTTCAATCTAACCTGGTTCAATACTGTATGATGATTCTGATGACGGTACGAAGCGTGGTAATCCGCGAGCACCAGATTGGTAACGAGATTCCGTCTTGGAAGCAGGATTGGGTTTTTGGTCGCCTCGTCGACCCATTCGCATGCGTTTATACGCCCTCGCATCCGTAGGACACCGTGGTTATCGATGGCTGGACTCAGTTTGTACAATGGGCTGGTTTTTGGCAATGTACGTTCCCACGGATTAGCATTTGAATCATTCTTACGGATCAGTCGCATTTCGTCAGGATACGCTTGCTTTTGAACCATCCGGTAAATGGTGCTTTCGGCCAGTTTCAGCTCTTCCTGCGTTAGTGGCCCCAGTTCGGTGGTGGTCCCCTCGGTACGCTTACGAAGGTTCATGATGAAACGATGGACATATGCCATCGATCTCAGCAGACGTTTCCATTTGGAGAAGCGCTCGAAACTCACTAGTGGCTCGGTGACTGTATGATGTAGGACACTGGGACGAATTTCTTCTATGGTTGATCCTTGATCTCGATTGTCACCAGGCCATTTGCTCTTCGATTCCCAAAGAAAATCCTGTCCGCGAAACCAGCGACTACTAGGCCGAAAGTCCGGCAGCCTTTTCCACTTCGTGCCTTCGTCCGCTACGTTCGCTTTAGTTGGTAGCCATCTCCACTCATCCACTTGCGTTGTATCCAGCAGCTCGCTGATCCGGAAGGCAACGAATTGGCTATAGCGCCGATGGTCAGATCGTGACCAGCATACAACATCACGGGAGTCGGTCCAGAAAACGCGGCGCACGATCTTCATTCGATGTGATTTGACGATACATTCGGCTAGACGAGCTCCTATAACGGCAGCTTGCAGCTCAAGACGAGGGATAGAGAGAAACTTCAGAGGGGCTACACGTGTTTTAGATCCAATCATCGCACATTCCACCTTTCCTTCCTCTTCGAACCTGAAGTAGGCCACAGCAGCCATCCCGTTCTCGCTGGCATCACAGAAAATGTGCAATTCTACATCGTTCGTTGGCTTGGCAGATGTTACAATTCTGTAGCAGCGAGGAATCCGAACTTGGTAgacattgattgattgattgattttattgaagcgGGTTTTAACCTTATAGGTCATTCACCCGACTTGGTAAACATTCGGCAGTGCTTCAATCCACGTCAGCCACTTTTCGGCCAGCTTTCCATTGATTTCGTCGTCCCAGCCACACCCGGAACGCCAGATTTCCTGCAACAGGATCTTTAGGTAGATGAGGAAATTACCGATGAGTCCCATAGGATCATATATTGCCATCAATGTTCTCAAAACTTCTCGTTTTGTGGGCATCCTGACGCCGGAAAGTAGCTGCGCATCGTGCTTCGGTGATAGTTTGAATGTGAACGTGTCTGTTGTGGTGTCCCACCACATTCCGAGCACCTTTTCTGTCGTCATCTCCGCGCAGATGCTCATGTTCTTTTCCGTGGTACTGACCTCGTGCAGGTTATCGATGACTGAACGGGAATTTGATAACCAATTGCGTATCTCGAATCCTCCCTGAGAGTGGATAAATCGTACCTCGCTGGCTAGTTTTACAGCTTCCTCCTCAGTCTCAATACTCATCAACATGTCGTCGACATAATGCTCATACTTTATGCACTCTACCGCTCGTGGATACTGCTCTTCGAATCTTTCAGCGTTTCGGTTCTTGACATAGTGCGCACAGCTCGGAGAGCATGCCGCACCGAACGTCATAACTGCTACCGCATACACTTCGGGTTCATCCTCCGGATTACCGTTGTTCCACAGAATCATCTGGCTTTGTTGGTCTAGCTTCTTCATCTGTACTTGGAAGAACATTTCCCGAATGTCTCCCACTACGGCGACGCGAAACTCGCGAAACTTATACAGAACTGTAAGTAGTGACACCAATTGATCGGGTCCCGTTAGGAGGAACGAGTTCAGTGAGACGCCGTTGACCTTGGCGGCCGCGTCGAATACGATTCGTAGCTTCCCTGGTTTGTTCGGGTTGGTTACTGGGAAGATTGGTAGATACCAGTCGTTAGAATGTTTCTCCGCCTTCTCCATTGCCGACAGGCGCCGAATGTAACCCTTCTCCTCGTACTCAAGCATTTTCGATCGCATCGCCGCAGCTAATTGAGGTTCCCGTCTCATTCGCTTCTGTAGACAAGCTAGGCGCTTTGCAGCCATTCCCTTGTTGTCGGGTAGCTGTACTTGATCATAGCGCCACAATAGGCCGGTCTCGTAGCGATTTCCAACCAGTCGTGTTTCGGTTGACAGAATTTTAATCGCGCGCTCCTCATCTTTTGAATGTAGTGATTTTTGTGAACCAGAGATTCCCAACGACTCAATTGAGTAGTATTCCTTAAGTGCCGCAGTCAGATCCCTTTCTTCTTCCCTAACACAGGGACAGATGTGGAAACTGTGATAATTGCTATAGCCGGAGTTCGTCGTTCCAGATTCCATGGTGCAAGGTCCGTATATCATCCATCCGAGGCGGGTTTTGGACACCACCGGTTCGTTCTCACCACCTTCGACACTTCTCAGGGCGTGACCCAGGCGGCAATTGTTCATCCCTATAAGGATCCGTGGAGAGATATCATCGTAGGATTTCAATGGCAAACCTTTGAGATAGCTGTACTTAGTTGCCAACTGCGAGACTGAGACCGACTGTTTCGGAAGGGAAAGATCCCTAACCGTATAAACCTCTGGGAGGTCGAACACTTCGCGAGTGTCATTTACACCGGAGATCTTCAAGGTCAGTAAGACCGACTCAGCTTCTTCTCGCTGGTGGCCACCCGTCCAATTCAGGCACAATGGATATGGCGTTCCTTTAAGATCTAATTCTCTCAGTAGGCTGTGCTCCATCAAAGTCGCCGACGACCCATCGTCGAGGAAAGCATAGGTTGTCACTTGCTTTCCCTTACCGTAGATCGTTACAGGCACGTACCGGAATAAAACCTTACCCGCCCTCTTCGAATGCGTGTTGCAGCTCTGTGTTGAACTCTCGTTAGGCTGCTGCGCTGGTTCAGGCGTCAAACGTTTGCTATACCGCTTGTCGTCGTGCAACAATTTACTGTGCATGAACAAACAACCGTTCCTTCCACACGGTGTTTTCACATGGCAGGCACCGTAATGCCTCCGTAGACACTTTCTGCACAACCTTTGCTCTTTTACAACTGTCCAACGGGACCCAACGTCCATGGCGAGAAACTTGCCACACGTGTCCAGACCGCTGCATTCGTCCAAACATACGAGACAGCCCTTTGATGCAGTAATTGGGCGATCTAACGAGACAGCTTCGCAACTAGAGTTGCTTTCTGAGTGCACGTTGATGTAGTTGTCGTCTTTCTTTCCACGTCTCTCTGGTCTCGAGATGTTAAGAGATGGCATCGTGACTATGCTCGCTGCTTCAACCAACTTCCCGAGCCAGTCTCCGAATTCCGAAAGAGTGACTCTGTTCAGTCCCTGCCGATGGTACGCCCAATTCAGTCTAATAGATGGCGGCAATCTCTCCGTCAGTTCTTGGAGTAGCGCCACGTTGCACATATACTCGTCCAGACCTGAAGCTGTGATGGTCGCGCAGATGTTTTGAACTGCAACTCCGAAATCGATCAGCGTGCACAGTTTTTCAGCTTTCGGCGATGGCATCTCCCTGATCTTATTCACCAGCGAATGGACGATGACTTCCGGTCTACCAAACAGGGTTCTTAGCGTCGCTATAACCCCCGGTAAGTTGGCAGGATGCAACAGACGACAACGTACCGTTTCCATTGCCTTTCCCTTGAGGCTTCGTTGAAGTCGAAGCATGTTTTCTTCGTCGCTATATCCACAAATCCTGGTCGAGTTCTCGTAGCTTGCTAGGAAAAGGGGCCATTCTTCTGGGTTCCCGGAAAATATGGGAAGCTCCTTGTTGACAGCTTGACGCGCTGAAATCTGACTTTGACTTAGCGAAGAAACACCAAAAAAACCGCTACCAATCGGTTGGAATGCTGTCGCCTGAGGATTCAGTCCGATTCCACCGGCTGCTCCTCCGCCGAACATCGCATGCCGTTGTAGAAGGCGGCTTCGCTCCTCCATATGCTTCTTCTCTAATGCCTGCTGCTCCTCCAGCAACATCAACTCATACGCTAGAGTCTCACCGCCCTGGCTCACCTCGTGTACATTAATTTGTGGCAGTGGATTTTCCGTCGAACTTGCTGTCGGTCCGGTTCCTAACGGCCATGGCAATAACGGCTGATTTCCGGTCGCCCCTGTCGTTGATCCTCCGCTGGCCACCTGCTGTGGCTGATAGCCCGTAGAACTCGCTGTTAATCTGCTGCCTAACAATTGCGGGTTTTGACTACCAGATCCACTGAACACCATCTGTACCGGCTGATTTCCGGTTGAACTCGCCGTCAATCCACCCCCACTTGAGCtaattaagttttgcttttcCACACGCTCTAGCACACGTCGCTCCGTATCTTTCAACACTTGTTCATACTTTTTCCGTTGATCTTTGAGCTCCTTCAGATGCCGATCATCTTTCTCCTTCAACATACGTTCAAAGCTCGCCTGCATCACCGCCAACTGTTTCTGCACGTACTGCTCCAGATTAGATTCCGTTAGCCTGGTTCCGGGCTTTGGTATCACTCCAGTGTCTGTGTTAGGTGTAGATGCGCCGGCTGGAAGTTGAATCGCCGCCTCAAGGCATCTCTTGCAACTCCACTCCTCATCCTGAACATTTGAATCCACACTAACACAGGCGAAATGAAACCACTGCTGGCACGAATCACACGCTACCATCCGACTGTTATCCGGATTCTTACATATGTCGCAGCTCACCCCCGGCGGTAGAGCATTATTTACTGGGGAAGTTCCCTGACCGTCACCTTTCTTTGACATACCGACTAGAGCCCCCGATCGATAAACGGATTTTATAAAATGTTGCGCTAGCAATCGGACAGATAGAAATATTTTCCGGTTTTGTAGCTAATATATTTGATGACAGAAGTTATAAAATCCCTTCGGGGATAAATGCAAATTAAtattgattttacataaatagaGCAAGTACTCACGTTTAGTTTCTTCTGCTGCTATTCTATCCGTACCAGACACAACGGCCCGTACTATCTTCGTACTAAATTTAGTTTCTATAACATAAGATTTTAGGTTAAGCTATTGCATgatttcagtttttaattttaccttctgtatgtatgtagttttaagttttaataAATAAACTGTACTGACTGACCCGATACTGCAGGATTTAGTGTTAAGCTACTCAATTTAACTTTTAGAAATCTTCCACTTTGCCTTTACTGACTGCTTTACTGAAATAGCTTTTTATCTTCCACTACCGTATGATTTCACTGACTGCTGACTTgcaacttttcttctacttacACTCGACTGGTAGGATGACAGTTCAGGGTTGTGTTGAGTCACGCACAGATCGACGGTTGAAATATAAAGGTGCGCCCAGTTCACAGGGCTGTGGCACACATATATCGGAGATGTTTAAAAGGAAGGTGCGTCGCATCACAAAGAGATGTGACAACCGGGATGCCAATTAGTCAGCCAAATCAATTTCGTTGTAGGCGGGGATATATCGCACAGATCATGTGGCGCATTTTCGGCGGAGATGTTGAAACCGCCTCATTTGAGATCATACCGTCACGCCTCAT encodes:
- the LOC131681196 gene encoding uncharacterized protein LOC131681196 translates to MAAVAYFRFEEEGKVECAMIGSKTRVAPLKFLSIPRLELQAAVIGARLAECIVKSHRMKIVRRVFWTDSRDVVCWSRSDHRRYSQFVAFRISELLDTTQVDEWRWLPTKANVADEGTKWKRLPDFRPSSRWFRGQDFLWESKSKWPGDNRDQGSTIEEIRPSVLHHTVTEPLVSFERFSKWKRLLRSMAYVHRFIMNLRKRTEGTTTELGPLTQEELKLAESTIYRMVQKQAYPDEMRLIRKNDSNANPWERTLPKTSPLYKLSPAIDNHGVLRMRGRINACEWVDEATKNPILLPRRNLVTNLVLADYHASYRHQNHHTVLNQVRLKFNIPRLRSEFDRVRRDCQRCKIRQSRPQPPAMGNLPPARLAAFQRPFSYTGVDYFGPMSVLVGRRTEKRWGVLLTCMTTRGVHIEIAYSLTTDSCILAPRNFIARRGIPLEIISDRGTNFVGASRELRENLERVDEKKLMIEFVSPNTKWTFNPPAAPHFGGCWERLIHSVKKTMSDFDLPRLPSDEILRSTLMEIEMILNTRPLTDITLENDDEPPLTPNHFLLGTSDGTKPPIAFNDGPIELKQSWKMAQLYADHFWKKWVTEYLPTLTRRTRWFLPVKPIQEGDLVVIVDCNLPRNCWPRGRVVEAVQAKDGQVRRVTVQTASGLLQRPASKVAVLDVGAIGGKPLKK